The genomic interval GGCATACCGGCCGTAACCGACGGCTGGATGTAGTTCTCGTAGATCGCAAGTGCTCGCTCGGGATCACCCCGCTCCAGGGCGCCCAACGCCGAGTGCCAGGCAATGTGGCCGTGAAGGATGCCAGCGCGGTCGTAGCGGGGCAGCCAGTTCGCGACCAGCCTCTCGGCGTCCTCGCCCGCGCCGCCTTCATACATGGCATGTGAAAGCGCATGTGCCGCATTTGCATTGTCGATCCTGAGCTCGTAGCCGCGCTCGGTGAGTTTTCGGCCGTGGGTTACGTTTCCGTTCTCGGCATGCGCCCAGCCCAGATACGTGAGGAACCACCAATCGTCGCCGTTAAAGTGGCGCGCATGACGTTCGCAAAGATCCACACGCGCCTGGTCGTGGTCGGACATGCCGGAAAAGGCGAAGAGTCCGAAGGCGCCAAGAGGCAATGAAAGGATAAGGATGTCGCGCGGCCAGCGGTCGGCGTGGTCGAGAGCTCGCTCCAGCGCCTTCGCCGCCTGCCCGTTGATGGCAAGCGAGAGGACCTGGACATGGCTTCGCTCCCTCTCGGTCCCGTACCGGGAGACGATCTCTTCGGCTTTCGCGATCTTCGCCTTAGCGCTTGCGAGTTCGGTGCGGACGGCATGCAGGCGCGCGCGTGCCGCATGTGCAAGAGCAAAATCCGGATCAACTGCGATGGCCTCGTCTAGAGCCTCTGCCGCACCCGGCCAGGCCGAGAGGAGCAGGTCGACCCCCTCCCGGTAGTGTTCGGCCGCGAGATTGGATGTCGTCGAGAGTGGTAGGCCACGGCTGTCGATGTGGGTCATGGCAGGTTCCTCAAACCAGGATCGGGCACGCATCAGCGCCCATTTCGGCTATTATACGGGATTGCCGCTGGCTGTATTTTGACAATATGCCAATTTATGTCGAACAACTGCCAATGACGCCCGAGGAAGACTGGCCTGTACGAGAGCGGCTGTTCCGCTCTCGAACATCGAACGATCGTCGAGGACGTTGGCGGTGAACATCGCGCCCTCGAGGGTAGCAAGTACCCGCACGGCGGTGTCGCGGCCCAGCCCCCTCGCGTGAGCGTTTCGATTCCGAGCACGAAGAACCGTTTTACTTCTTCCCTCACTTCCCCGGCCAGGTCGTGGGACACTGCTCCCATGGCGCCGCAGAGGCAGATCCTGCCGTTGCGGTGCAAGGCATCGCGGAAGACCTGCCGCCAGGCTGTGACGATGTCGTTGCCCGTAGCCTGTTTCTGATCCACCGCATCCAGAAAGCGGTCGGTGTAACGGCGGGCGACTGCCGCTGCGAGCTTCTTCTTGGTCGGGAAGTGATAGTGGACGCTCGAACTCTTAACACCGATATCCGCAGCGACTTCCCGAAAACTGAAGCCACTATAGCCTGCTTGACGGATACGCTCCTCAGCGGCGTCCATGATTGCTTCGGCTGTTTCGCTCATTTTGCCAAAATCCTCTCTATCGATAGATAGAGAAACAGAGATCAATATGCGATTTGAAGGCAAGGTAGCCGCCATCACCGGCGGCGGGTTCAGGCATCGGCAAGGAAGTGGCCGCTCGTCCCGTTGCGGAAGGCGGGAAGGTCGCTATCAACGGCCGAAACCGGCCGGTCAGCTTTGTAGCGGCAAATGAGTCTCGCAAGATGTCTTGGACGGCTAAGGCAGCAGCCGTTTGAAGTTTAGGAGGCAGGCTGTCGAGCCGACAGCTTTGACCGTGTCTTCGGTTTTTCTTGTGCGGCCTGGAAGTGCTCTAGAATCCGGTCACGCTGCCGCTCGATGTGGTTTCTTATCGTTTCGGACAAGCCTGCCAGGTCACGGCGTTTGAAAGCATCCAGAATGGACCGGTGCTCCTGCACGATGACCATCGAACACTCCGGGTAGCGGTCGTACAGGTTCTCGAACCAGTCCAGGTAAACATCGCAGTCGCGCCCGACTTCGTTCACCGCTTCATTACGGCAAGAATGCCGGATCTTGAGGTGGAACTTATGGGAGACGCTCTTATAGGTCCTGACATCGTTCTGTTCGACGGCGGTGGCCATCTGTTCGGCATATCGCTCAAGCTCGTCGACGTCGTCTTCACTCGCCGATAGCGAGGCGAGGTAGGTCCGTCCCACATCGACGATCCACCACAGTTCGAACTTCTCTCGAATCATCTCAAGGCTTGGGACCGTTATCTTCCGATCCCGCATTCCCGAGCGTTGGGTAAGCCCGGCACGCTCCAGTTCCGCCAGCGCCTCGCGGGCCGGAGAGCGACTGACACCGTAGGTTTCGGCCAGTGCTTCTTCCGAGATGGGACTACCTGGAAGCAACTGTCCTTGCAGAATGTCGTTCTTGACCATCGAGTATAGCTGGGAAGAGAGCTTGGATCTCTGCATTTGGCGCTTCGGACCGGTCTCTGAAACCATTCGTATTCATCCTTTAACGTTCATTTCGGCAGGCGCGGCTACGCCTCCCGAAAACTCAGTTCCTCGGGTCTGCAGGTCACAAGCCGGAGGGGAACATGCACATCGGCCGTCTTCCTCATTTTCGCGCGTCAGCTCGCCCGTCTGACCAAATCGTTATCTGCAACCATAAACCACTTGCAATCGCTTGTCACGTATGTATCCTGAATCCCGTATTCTGTATCCGAAAGACATGCAGATTAAGTTGGCGCCTATTCGCCGCCGACAAACCGCGTCGTCGGGCCGTTGACCGGCTGAACGAACGCATCAATGAGGAGGAAGTTAATGGCTGAAGTTGTCTGCGCCCTGAGCATGTCCCATGCCCCCGGCGTCCTTGGATGGGCGGACGCGCCATCCGAAGCGGTAAAAAAGAGCATCCACGAAGCCCATCAGGAATGCGCTCGGCGTCTCGACGCGGCACGCCCCGACTTGATCATCGCCTTCCTGGACGACCATTTCGAAAACCATTTTCGCAAGATGATGCCGGCCTTTGCCGTCGGCATCTCGGCGTCCCATAGCGGTCCCGCCGACTATATGATGGAAGCTCTCAAGTTCGACGAGAAAGTCGTGATCGAGAGCAATGTCGAGCATGCGGAGACATTGCTTCGTGGGCTCATCAAGCGCAACTTCGACGCAGCTCGCATGGGCGAGATCGAATACGGCAACAACCTTCTTGTGCCGTGGAAGCTGATCCGACCGCAATACGACATTCCTGTCATTCCGATCTACACGAACGTATTCTCGCCGCCGCTCCCGAGCATGGCGCGTGCATACGACATGGGTGCAGCGGTGCGCGATATCATTGAACGCGAACTGCCGGCCGGCCTTCGGGTTGCGTTCCTGGCGACCGGCGGGCTGTCGCATTGGCCTCCCGTCTGGACCGAAGGTGCGCCGGAAGACGACCAGTTCCTCCAGCGTATGAAGCGCTATCAAAGCGAGGGGAAGCACGTCGCGGAGGAAGATCCGACGCTCTATTCCGACCTGGCCGCCTACGAGATCGAAATGGCCGACAAAATGCAGTGGCCGCTGCGCCATCAGCACCCCCTGGTCAACGCGGCTTGGGACCGCGAAATCATCGATGCCTTCGGAAGAGGCGACACCGATTATCTTCGGAACTGCACGTTCGAAAGCGTCGAAGAGGGTGGCGGACACGGTGGTCACGAGATCCTCAACTGGATGGCCGTGATGGGCGCCATGGGCGGGTCCAAGGCCGATGTGATCGGTTATGAGCCGGTCGTCGAGTGGATCTGCGGCATGGGCTACATCGCCTACGACGCTGCAGCTTAACTGCACTCATCCATCGATTTGCCGATAACAGCAACCCGCACCGGGACAAGTGCGGTGCGGGTTCACGCATTCATTCGGCAAGAACGTAGCTGGCGTTTCTGGAGCTTCACATGCCCCATTTCGAAGACCGAGAGTTCTCGATTGACGGCCACCGGGTCGCTTATATCGAGGGCGGCAAGGGTTATCCCTTGCTGATGATCCATGGGTCCGGTCCCGGCGCATCCACGTTGGGAAACTGGAGCCGCGTCCTCGGGCCCTTGTCTGAGCGATATCATGTCCATGCAATGGATCTGATTGGCTTTGGAAAGTCGGACCGGAAGAAATCAGAACCCTTCTTTGACCTCGATCTTTGGGTCCGGCAATGCAAGGCCATGCTGGCAAGGATCCCGGGCGAAACAGTTGGGATCATCGCTCACTCCATTTCGGCCTCGCTCGCCCTGCAGGTCGCTGCTTCCGAAGCCCGCGTAGGCCAGGTGCTGACCACCGGGGCGATGGGAGCGAAATTTAATGTCAACGAAGGTACGGTCGCCTGCTGGACCTTTCCGGAAACCCGGGCGGATCTGCAGAAAGCGATTGGGTTCCTGATCAATGACAAATCGCTGATTGACGACGCCTATCTGGACGCGCGGGTAAAAGTCCTCCACGAGGATCCCAGCTACAAGGACTACTTTTCGCGGATGTTTGCCGGCGACCGGCAGCGTTACGCGGACCTCGCCATCATCGACCCGTCGGTGCTGGCCCGTATCAAGTGTCCAGTGACGATGCTGCACGGAAGAGTGGACGAACCGTTCCCGCCAGCGACCACTCTCAAACTTGCCGACCACATACCGCAAGCGGACGTCGTCCTGCTCGCAAATTGCTCTCACTCAGTGGCGCTTGAGCGAACGGACGCGCTGTTGTCCGCCGCTCATACGCTGTTCCCGCAACCACAATAAAATAACAACACCTTAGAGGGGTTCTACTATGGTTACCGGAATTTCGAAATCCAAACTCAGCTTTGCCCGCATCGCCTGTGCTGTCGTCGTTGGATCACTTTTTGCGTCGCATTCCAGCTTGGCCGAGGAGCCCGACCGGCTGGCCGGAATCGTTGAGCCGGTCGTCGCGACCAAGCCGCTCAAACTCGGCGTAACGCTGGTTCACCTCAATGACGATTTCTGGAAAGGCATCGCCTACGGGATTGCCGACGAGGCAAAGCGAAACAATGTCACGGTCGCCCAGATTTCGATCGCCGGCGCCTATGGGAACGTGACGCAACAGTTCTCGCAGATCGAAACCTTGCAAAGCCTTGGTGTCGACTATGTCGTGCTCGGCGCTGCTGCTTACAAAGGCTATGATCCCCAGCTCAAGCGGCTTAAGGATGCGGGCATCGGCGTCATTGCTGCGGGCATCCCGGTCGACAGCAAGAACGTCGATTTCGGTGTCACGCAGGATGACGAAGCAATCGGTCTCGGTCTGGCCAAGGAGATCTGCGCGGCTGCCGGACCAGACAAGGCCGGCGCCATTGCCCTACCGGGTCCCGCCGGCGCTGAATGGGCGCGCTTGCGGCTTGATGGCTTCGAGCAAGGCCTGAAAGCGTGTCCGAACGTAGCCTTGGTCAAGGGTGCTGTTACCGGCGGGCTTGAGCTGGAGCAGGGCCTCACCCAGGTATCGGATATGCTTCAGAAGAATCCGGACACGAAGTTTATCTTCACGCCGGTGATACCGCTGGGACTGGGTGCGGCTCAGGCTGCTCGGCAGAGCGGCATCCAAGCCCAGGTGGTTTCTGCCACGATCGTCCGCGAGGCACTGCCGTTGATCAAGAACGACCGCTTGTTGGCGCTCACGTCGGAGCCGGGCATCCTGATGGGCCGTCTGATCGTGCAGTTCGCCATTCGAGATCATGAGAAACTCTCGAAAGGTGACGAGTTCAAGACGCAGGGCATGGCCTATCCAACGATCTTCACCAACAATGCCGTGATCACAAAGAAGAACGTCGATTCCTACGGCTACGATGTCTACGACCTTCCCCCGAAGGATTGGTCCTTGAACATCAAGCAGTGACGGTGCCCTGATGACACCACTCCTGCGACTAGTCGACGTCAGCAAGTCCTTCGGAGCGACAAGAGCGCTCCGGGGGGTCTCCATCGATATTTTCCCCGGTGAGATTCATTGCATCATCGGGGAAAACGGGGCGGGCAAGTCCACTTTGGGCAGAATCTGTGGGGGCTTTGTTCGGCCAGATACCGGCAGCTTCTGGTATGGCGGCAAGGAAGTTCCGTTTTTTACTCCTGACGAAGCGCGAGCAGCCGGTTTGGCGATGGTTTTCCAGGAGCTTTCGCTGGCGCCGGACCTGAGCATTCAAGACAACCTTTTCCTGGGCGCTGAGCCGACACGCAACCCTCTTCGCGTCCTCAGACGTTCGCGAGAGCGGTCGCAATGCCAGAGCGTTCTGGAAGCGGTGGGCCTCGGCAGGATTGAGATCAAGCGGCCAGTCGGCCAACTCCCGCCTGGCCAGCAGCAGCTTGTTGAAATCAGCAAGGCCCTGGCGCGTAACCCGAGAATTCTCGTGCTCGATGAACCCTCGGCCATGCTTAGTCTGGCCGAGCGCAAACACCTGCACGGGATCATGGGCGAGCTTAAGGCCAACGGCACTGCGATCGTCTTCGTTACCCATCATGTATCAGAAGTCGCCGAGCTCGCCGACCGCGTCACCGTGCTTCGCAACGGCGCTCTCGTTGAGAGCATTGCCGGGCGCCAGACCGTCGATCAGATCGTTGAGCGTCTCGGCGGCGGAGGCATTCCCGCACCGCATCGGCAGCGCCAGGTCGTGCAAAATCCCGACAATGACACCGCCGATCTGCTCTCGCTCGTGGTGCCGCGTCTGGACGGTAGCACCGAAGCAATTCGCGTCGCGCCTGGCGAAGTCGTCGGGCTCTATGGCGTCATCGGCTGCGGTAGCGAGCGGATTGCATCGATCGTGTCGGGCCAGGAATCGGATGCCGCATCCGTCGCGATGGAAGTCGAGGGGCAAAAGATCGCCATCAATACGCCAGTTCGGGCTCGCAGGCTCGGAATAGGGCATCTTCCAAACGGCCGCGCCGCGAACGGGATCCTCCCGACGAGAAGTATCAGCGAAAACCTCTATCTGCGTCCTCGCAGCCGCAATCAGCGGGCGACGCTCGCTCCGACGGGCGGAGATCCTGACAAGGAACTGTCGGAAATCGGCGTTCGATACGGAAATGCGAAAGATCCGATTACGAGCTTGAGCGGCGGCAACCAGCAGAAAGTCCTTATCGGTCGGCTGCTCGGATCCGACCTCCGTCTGCTTGTGCTCGAGGAGCCGACGGCCGGAATCGATATCGCCGCAAAAGCGGACGTTCACAATCTACTGCGCAAATGCACTGGCAAGGGATGGGGGATCCTTCTTGTGTCCAGCGATCTCGAAGAAGCGATCGCCCTCAGCGACCGCATTCACACGATGTTCGACGGACAGTGCGTGCGCACGTACAGCGCCCCGACCACCGGCGACATGTCGTCGATCTCGGCGGACGTGGTTGGCGCGACACATGCAAAAGACAGGGAGGAAGTTCTATGAGTTCGCAAAGTATCAACCAGGCCGGTCCTCCGAAGGTGCGGCATCTGTTCGGACACGTCGGCTATGCCGATTTGATGTTGCCGTTGCTTATACTATTGCTGGCGCTCGTCGCAGTGATGATCGAGCCGCGGTTTCTTTCAACGAACAACCTGCTCAATCTTCTTCGGCAATTGACGCCATTGCTGATTTTCGCAGCCGCGCAAGGCATCGTGATCATGTCCGGCGGGCTAGATCTTTCCCAATCGTCCGTGTTGTCTGTGGCCGGGGTCGCAGGCGTCCTCGTGATGCCGCAGCTGGGTATTGGTGCCGGCGTCTGCGTGATGGTTGCTGTTGGGGCGTTTTGTGGGCTGTTCTCAGGCTTCGTCGTCGCCGCGACAGGGGCAAGTCCGCTCATCGTCACCCTATCCGCCCTTTCCATCACACAGGCTTTCGCGCTGATTTTGGCGAACGGCGTGCCGATTTATGACGTTCCCGGCGAATATACCGATCTGATCGGCTTTACCTCACTTGCCGGAATCCCGGTGATGGTTTTGATCGGCCTGGCGGTCTTGGCTTGCTGTTGGGTCCTGCTGCGCTTTACCGTTTTTGGACGGTACGTGTACGCGATGGGCTCGAACTTTTCGGCAGCTTCGCATTCAGGCGTCGACGTCCGGTTTTATACGGTGCTCGTCTATGTCTTGAGCGGCGTCTGCGCCGGGATTGGCGCGGTTGTCGTGACCGCCTGGACAAGCGCTGCCCAACCGATTGCGGCACCTAACCTCGCCTTGCAAGCCCTAGCCTCCGTTGTCCTCGGTGGGGTGGCCCTCAAGGGCGGCAGCGGTGGAATGATCCATGTGGTCTTCGGCGTCGTCACGCTCGGGATGCTCTCGAATGTCCTGAACATGATTGGCGTGTCCGCCTATTTCCAGACCTTGGCGGTCGGCCTCGTTATTCTGTTGGCAGTCTGCCTCGACCGGCTCCGGCAGCGCTCGGCTCGCCGTTAAGAGTCCCCCGAGCTCGCATCCCCCGTGGGTGGCGCGGTGCCCACCCATCCCCTCAGACAGGAGTAAATTGATGAAGTTTGTTACGTTCCAGCATCGGGGCAACACTGCCGTCGGCGTTTTGGTCGATGACGGTTCGCGCCTGGTCGATCTTACTGCGGCAGGCCTCGCAGCAGATATGCAGGATCTGATCGAAAACTACGATCAGCACACCGCCCAGATCGCGAGGCTTGTCCAAGAGAAAGCCAACGTATTGCAGCTCTCCGAGGTGGAGCTTCGCGCGCCTATCCCGACCCCACGCCGGAACATCTTCTGCGTTGGCAAGAACTATCATGAACATGCTGCAGAGTTCGGGCGCAGTGGCTTCGACGCGGGATCGATCGGCGGCTCAGAAGTTCCGGAATATCCGATCATCTTCAGCAAACCGCCGTCATCGGTGATCGGCCCGGGCGCGACGATCGAGTGGGCGAATGATCCCTATCAGTCGGTGGACTACGAAGCCGAGCTTGCTGTCATTATCGGTCGTGCCGGCCGCGTCACCGAGAACGATGATCCAATGGATTTTGTCTTCGGCTACACCATCATCAACGACGTGACCTCGCGTGAACTGCAGAAGCGCCATAAGCAGTGGCTGCTCGGAAAAGGTATCGACACCTTCGCGCCCATGGGCCCTGCGATCGTCACCCGGGAAGCAATGGGCGACATTTCTTCGAGGGGCATTCGCTGCCACGTGAATGATGAGCAGCGTCAAAACGCTCGCATCGGCGACCTGATCTTCGACATTCCGACCCTCATACGCTCGATCGGCCGCTCGATCTCGCTGGTAGCCGGCGACATTATCGCAACCGGCACCCCGGTCGGTGTCGGCATCGGCTTCACGCCGCCGAAATACCTCAACCGTGGCGATCGCGTTCGCGTCGAAATCGACGGAATCGGGACGCTCGAAAATCCGGTCGGATAATCATCGCACATCGAAGATAGGAGTATAGAATGGCCGATATCAATATTTACAATCCGGAGAAGCTTGGCCCGCCCATGGGTCAGTACACACATGTCACCCGTGTAAAGGCGAACGAGTTTCTGTTCATCGCCGGAATGCTTTCCGGTGACTCCGCGGGAAACGTCATCGGTGAAGGTGACTTTGACACCCAGACCGCGCAGGTTTTCAAAAACGTCGAAGCCGCACTGAAATCTGCCGGGGCATCCTGGAGCAATGTCGTGCAGTTCACGACCTATTTGGTCCACTCGCAGGACATCCCGAAGTTCATGGAGTTCCGCCTGCGTGAATTTCCCAAGATGTTCCCGGACGGGAAATATCCGCCGAACACTTTGTTGATGGTCGACCGGCTGGTGAAGGAACCGTTCCTCGTAGAGGTTCAAACGATCGCGGCGCTCTAAGCGCGAATACCTTCATCCGATTATCGAAGAGAGCAGGCTCAGCCATGCAGGCCGGGGCCTGCTCTCGGCCACCTCGTTTGTGAAGAAGAGTTGCGATGCCCATTTCCAAGATACTCGTTGCCAACCGCTCTGAAATTGCCATCCGTGTGTTCCGCGCGGCCAACGAGCTGGGACTTAAAACGGTCGCGATATGGGCTGAGGAGGACAAGCTGGCGCTGCACCGCTTCAAGGCGGACGAGAGCTATCAGGTCGGGCGCGGCCCGCACCTTGCCCGCGATCTCGGGCCGATCGAGAGCTATCTGTCGATCGACGAGGTGATCCGCGTCGCCAAGCTTTCCGGCGCCGACGCCATTCATCCGGGCTACGGCCTGCTCTCCGAAAGCCCGGAATTTGCGGAAGCCTGCGCCGCCAACGGCATCACCTTCATCGGCCCGAAGCCGGAGACGATGCGCCAGCTCGGCAACAAGGTGGCGGCGCGCAACCTGGCGATTTCGATCGGCGTACCGGTCGTGCCGGCGACCGATCCGTTGCCCGACGATCCGGAGGAGATCAAGCGGCTGGCGCAAGAGATCGGCTATCCGGTGATGCTGAAGGCGTCCTGGGGCGGCGGCGGCCGCGGCATGCGGGCGATCCGTGAGCCCAAGGACCTGATCCGCGAGGTGACCGAGGCCAAGCGCGAGGCGAAGGCCGCCTTCGGCAAGGACGAGGTCTATCTGGAAAAGCTGGTCGAGCGCGCCCGCCATGTCGAAAGCCAGATCCTTGGCGATACCCACGGCAACGTCGTGCATCTCTTCGAGCGCGACTGCTCGATCCAGCGCCGCAACCAGAAGGTCGTCGAGCGCGCACCGGCACCGTATCTCACCGCAGCCCAGCGCGAGGAGCTTGCCGCCTATTCGAAGCGGATCGCCGAGGCGACCAACTATATCGGCGCCGGCACCGTCGAGTATCTGATGGATGCCGACTCCGGAAAATTCTACTTCATCGAGGTCAATCCGCGCATCCAGGTCGAGCACACGGTGACCGAGGTCGTCACCGGCATCGACATCGTGAAAGCCCAGATCCACATCCTCGACGGCTATGCCATCGGCTCGCCGGAATCGGGCGTGCCCTCGCAGGAGAACATCCGGCTGAACGGCCATGCGCTGCAGTGCCGCATCACGACCGAAGACCCCGAGCAGAACTTCATTCCGGACTACGGCCGCATCACCGCCTACCGCGGCGCCACCGGCTTCGGTATCCGTCTCGACGGCGGCACGGCCTATTCCGGGGCGGTGATCACCCGCTACTACGATCCGCTCTTGGAAAAGGTGACGGCCTGGGCGCCGAACCCGGACGAGGCGATCCACCGCATGATCCGGGCGCTCCGCGAATTCCGCATCCGCGGCGTGGCGACCAACCTCACCTTCCTGGAAGCGATCATCAGCCATCCGAGCTTCCACGACAACAGCTACACCACCCGCTTCATCGACACGACGCCGGAGCTGTTCCAGCAGGTGAAGCGTCAGGACCGCGCCACCAAGCTCTTGACCTATCTTGCCGACGTCACGGTCAACGGCCATCCGGAGGCCAAGGGCCGGCCGAAGCCCAATGATGACATCGCCGCTCCCGTGGTGCCGTTCATCGGCGGCGACGTGCAGCCAGGCACCAAGCAGCGGCTCGATCAGCTCGGGCCGAAGAAGTTTGCCGAATGGGTCAAGGCGCAGCCTCAGGTGCTACTGACCGACACGACGATGCGCGACGGCCATCAGTCGCTGCTCGCCACGCGCATGCGCACCTACGACATCGCCCGCATCGCCGGCACCTATGCCCGGGCGCTGCCCAACCTCTTCTCGCTCGAATGCTGGGGCGGCGCGACCTTCGACGTATCGATGCGCTTCCTCACCGAGGATCCGTGGGAGCGGCTCGCGATGGTGCGCGAAGGTGCGCCGAACCTGCTCCTGCAGATGCTTCTGCGCGGCGCCAACGGCGTCGGCTACAAGAACTATCCCGACAACGTCGTCAAATACTTCGTCGCCCAGGCGGCGAAGGGCGGCATCGACGTCTTCCGCGTCTTCGACTGCCTGAACTGGGTGGAGAACATGCGCGTCGCAATGGACGCGGTCGCCGCGGAGAACAAGATCTGCGAGGCGGCGATCTGCTATACCGGCGACATCCTGAATTCCGCCCGGCCGAAGTACGATCTCAAGTACTACACGGCGCTTGCCGCCGAACTGGAGAAGGCCGGCGCCCACATCATTGCCGTCAAGGACATGGCGGGCCTTCTGAAGCCGGCAGCCGCCCGCGTGCTGTTCAAGGCGTTGAAGGAAGCGACCGACCTCCCGATCCATTTCCACACGCACGACACGTCGGGCATCGCCGCCGCGACCGTGCTTGCCGCGATCGAATCTGGCGTCGACATCGTTGACGCGGCGATGGATGCGCTTTCCGGCAACACCTCGCAGCCCTGCCTCGGCTCGATTGTCGAGGCGCTTTCCGGCTCCGAGCGCGATCCCGGCCTTAATCCGGAATGGATCCGCCGCATCTCCTTCTACTGGGAGGCGGTGCGCCACCAGTATGCCGCCTTCGAAAGCGACCTCAAGGGACCGGCCTCTGAAGTCTACCTGCACGAAATGCCGGGTGGGCAGTTCACCAACTTGAAGGAGCAGGCCCGCTCGCTCGGGCTCGAGACCCGCTGGCACGAGGTGGCGCAGGCCTATGCCGACGCCAACCAGATGTTCGGCGACATCGTCAAGGTGACGCCGTCGTCGAAGGTCGTCGGCGACATGGCGCTGATGATGGTTTCCCAGGACCTGACCGTTGCCGATGTCGAGAACCCGGCGAAGGACATCGCCTTCCCGGATTCGGTCATCTCGATGCTCAAGGGCGATCTCGGCCAACCGCCGGGCGGCTGGCCGGAAGCTCTGCAGAAGAAGGCGCTGAAGGGCGAGGAGCCTTATGCGGCCGTGCCGGGCTCGATGCTGCCGCCTGCCGATCTCGACGCGGAGCGCAAGTCCATCGAGGAGAAGCTCGGCCGCGAGGTCACCGACTTCGAATTTGCCTCGTATCTGATGTATCCGAAGGTCTTCACCGACTATGCGCTGGCCGCGGAGACGTACGGGCCGGTCAGCGTGCTGCCGACGCCGGCCTATTTCTACGGCATGGCGCCGGGCGAGGAGCTCTTCGCTGACATCGAGAAGGGCAAGACGCTCGTCATCCTCAACCAGGCGCAGGGTGAGATCGACGAGAAGGGCATGGTCAAGATGTTCTTTGAAATGAACGGCCAGCCGCGCTCGATCAAGGTTCCGGACAGGAACCGCGGCGCCTCCGCCGCGATCCGGCGCAAGGCGGAAGCCGGCAACGCCGCCCATCTCGGCGCGCCGA from Sinorhizobium terangae carries:
- a CDS encoding sugar ABC transporter ATP-binding protein, whose product is MTPLLRLVDVSKSFGATRALRGVSIDIFPGEIHCIIGENGAGKSTLGRICGGFVRPDTGSFWYGGKEVPFFTPDEARAAGLAMVFQELSLAPDLSIQDNLFLGAEPTRNPLRVLRRSRERSQCQSVLEAVGLGRIEIKRPVGQLPPGQQQLVEISKALARNPRILVLDEPSAMLSLAERKHLHGIMGELKANGTAIVFVTHHVSEVAELADRVTVLRNGALVESIAGRQTVDQIVERLGGGGIPAPHRQRQVVQNPDNDTADLLSLVVPRLDGSTEAIRVAPGEVVGLYGVIGCGSERIASIVSGQESDAASVAMEVEGQKIAINTPVRARRLGIGHLPNGRAANGILPTRSISENLYLRPRSRNQRATLAPTGGDPDKELSEIGVRYGNAKDPITSLSGGNQQKVLIGRLLGSDLRLLVLEEPTAGIDIAAKADVHNLLRKCTGKGWGILLVSSDLEEAIALSDRIHTMFDGQCVRTYSAPTTGDMSSISADVVGATHAKDREEVL
- a CDS encoding extradiol dioxygenase (similar to the 3-(2,3-dihydroxyphenyl)propionate dioxygenase from E. coli); amino-acid sequence: MAEVVCALSMSHAPGVLGWADAPSEAVKKSIHEAHQECARRLDAARPDLIIAFLDDHFENHFRKMMPAFAVGISASHSGPADYMMEALKFDEKVVIESNVEHAETLLRGLIKRNFDAARMGEIEYGNNLLVPWKLIRPQYDIPVIPIYTNVFSPPLPSMARAYDMGAAVRDIIERELPAGLRVAFLATGGLSHWPPVWTEGAPEDDQFLQRMKRYQSEGKHVAEEDPTLYSDLAAYEIEMADKMQWPLRHQHPLVNAAWDREIIDAFGRGDTDYLRNCTFESVEEGGGHGGHEILNWMAVMGAMGGSKADVIGYEPVVEWICGMGYIAYDAAA
- a CDS encoding alpha/beta fold hydrolase — translated: MPHFEDREFSIDGHRVAYIEGGKGYPLLMIHGSGPGASTLGNWSRVLGPLSERYHVHAMDLIGFGKSDRKKSEPFFDLDLWVRQCKAMLARIPGETVGIIAHSISASLALQVAASEARVGQVLTTGAMGAKFNVNEGTVACWTFPETRADLQKAIGFLINDKSLIDDAYLDARVKVLHEDPSYKDYFSRMFAGDRQRYADLAIIDPSVLARIKCPVTMLHGRVDEPFPPATTLKLADHIPQADVVLLANCSHSVALERTDALLSAAHTLFPQPQ
- a CDS encoding TetR/AcrR family transcriptional regulator gives rise to the protein MSETAEAIMDAAEERIRQAGYSGFSFREVAADIGVKSSSVHYHFPTKKKLAAAVARRYTDRFLDAVDQKQATGNDIVTAWRQVFRDALHRNGRICLCGAMGAVSHDLAGEVREEVKRFFVLGIETLTRGGWAATPPCGYLLPSRARCSPPTSSTIVRCSRAEQPLSYRPVFLGRHWQLFDINWHIVKIQPAAIPYNSRNGR
- a CDS encoding tetratricopeptide repeat protein — encoded protein: MTHIDSRGLPLSTTSNLAAEHYREGVDLLLSAWPGAAEALDEAIAVDPDFALAHAARARLHAVRTELASAKAKIAKAEEIVSRYGTERERSHVQVLSLAINGQAAKALERALDHADRWPRDILILSLPLGAFGLFAFSGMSDHDQARVDLCERHARHFNGDDWWFLTYLGWAHAENGNVTHGRKLTERGYELRIDNANAAHALSHAMYEGGAGEDAERLVANWLPRYDRAGILHGHIAWHSALGALERGDPERALAIYENYIQPSVTAGMPVNVVSDTASFLWRLQAYGHTVPAGLWAAAATYSGEYFQKAGFAFADVHMAIIAAAVGDRAAVEQRVQVLTGLIDAGALAAGPVVPAICRAALSFAEEDYAGCARILEPVAVDVARIGGSGAQREMIEDMLLLALMRSGEAAKARALLDRRLHRRPSPRDTRWHGLLAA
- a CDS encoding substrate-binding domain-containing protein, producing the protein MVTGISKSKLSFARIACAVVVGSLFASHSSLAEEPDRLAGIVEPVVATKPLKLGVTLVHLNDDFWKGIAYGIADEAKRNNVTVAQISIAGAYGNVTQQFSQIETLQSLGVDYVVLGAAAYKGYDPQLKRLKDAGIGVIAAGIPVDSKNVDFGVTQDDEAIGLGLAKEICAAAGPDKAGAIALPGPAGAEWARLRLDGFEQGLKACPNVALVKGAVTGGLELEQGLTQVSDMLQKNPDTKFIFTPVIPLGLGAAQAARQSGIQAQVVSATIVREALPLIKNDRLLALTSEPGILMGRLIVQFAIRDHEKLSKGDEFKTQGMAYPTIFTNNAVITKKNVDSYGYDVYDLPPKDWSLNIKQ
- a CDS encoding GntR family transcriptional regulator, encoding MVSETGPKRQMQRSKLSSQLYSMVKNDILQGQLLPGSPISEEALAETYGVSRSPAREALAELERAGLTQRSGMRDRKITVPSLEMIREKFELWWIVDVGRTYLASLSASEDDVDELERYAEQMATAVEQNDVRTYKSVSHKFHLKIRHSCRNEAVNEVGRDCDVYLDWFENLYDRYPECSMVIVQEHRSILDAFKRRDLAGLSETIRNHIERQRDRILEHFQAAQEKPKTRSKLSARQPAS